A portion of the Anas platyrhynchos isolate ZD024472 breed Pekin duck chromosome 26, IASCAAS_PekinDuck_T2T, whole genome shotgun sequence genome contains these proteins:
- the DENND4B gene encoding DENN domain-containing protein 4B has product MSDEKPPQLVDYFVVAGLTDASRPLEDENQQQRPARPSEPITDVAVIIRSQGEEVPHGFTCIETTTSGHPVDLNAGLLNNPQMFICYKRGRDKLPLIELGVHYEGKDRPKPGYTILDTTPYSRSANLNSGGPGHQRTFLVYRRAAEPQGHNALGVTDICLIMPSKGESTPHTFCRVDKNLNTSMWGPALFLCYKIAMAKANTLVYEAGLLGRYPEQDSEAFPLPESVPVFCLPMGATIESWPADTKYPLPVFSTFVLTGASGDKVYGAAIQFHEAFARERLSEKQRLRLGLLSVVDRRPIGGRSVQTRKSICVLSHWPFFDVFRKFLMFIYRYSISGPHVLPLETHISHFMHNVPFPSPQRPRILVQMSPYDNLLLCQPVSSPLPLSGASFLTLLQNLGADNAVTLLVAVLTEQKLLIHSLRPDVLTSVGEALVSMIFPLRWQCPYIPLCPLALADVLSAPVPFVVGIHSSYFDLHEPPKDVIFVDLDTNNIFQSEERKLLSPRALPRRPCKVLLASLHSLSQQLHEMYNKPVEEASLEFLLTDYDLVYGRRKQLELEIRAAFLRFMACLLKGYRSFLQPIAPAPPEKSRETASLFLLQGFLKSRDRAYQKFYGQLLRTQLFTQFIEDCSFASDRYTCLEFFDSCVDKVQVELEKPEDVPLMELDDSHGSEHTVFIMPPEEPTAPDGSELPASYCYDGFPTLRPELLEPAQDLLMAQLCQARSSAPSSPAPRRTKQEMKVAQRVAQKYFGVPDMWAKCLLGHCYGLWFIYLPTHVRAAPSKVRALQLAYEVLRKMETHKVVLPDEVCYRILMQLCGQYGEPVLSVRVLLEMKRAGIVPNTITYGYYNKAVLESKWPASTQGGRLRWAKLRNVVLGAAQFRQPLRQRQRQAELQEPPAPPRPRAALQRQTTWAGRSLRDPPAAPQLVKSGSLSFPRAESTTLEAGVGQSEWGRAGQGAPGGARTPPPPPLPPAVLRALGAPEPPRVRDTAPASAEGSLSDVSFATDESERTDEGGAPSGGRREAESGGTPRRGLAAKLQQLLSPGKRPSPRHAAEGHGGPRDGSGTEQRDRDPPQRRSPMDTLLHPRERPESTASESSVSLGSEFDFSETSLGSHKATEPPGDVAQEPPAVEVLLSSCSRCQGCGSLVYDEEVMAGWTSDDSNLNTTCPFCDRAFVPFLSIEILDFQQAPSRPEDGSVPTPTTQGPVLSDRHRCLALDEAEPEPGPPPGLCNGCEERGARGPPRRQERVAFAYLSPLVLRKELESLVENEGSECLAQAALVDSHPILYWNLLWYFQRLGLPSNLPRLLLGSQHVAAPPQVQPPDAATTVGVRLLWDVLVPEPDSVPPLYVLWRFHSEPPHRPDVPPPPPGNHPFSLGFLEAVLRHVGLGEVHKAIALFLDTPPAHGGPRHTQRSIYREILFLMLAALGREHTDIAAFDKKYKAAYAKLAGSLGKEELRRRRAQPPSSKAIDCRKSFGATLEC; this is encoded by the exons ATGTCGGACGAGAAGCCCCCACAGCTGGTGGATTACTTCGTGGTGGCCGGCCTGACGGACGCCTCGCGGCCGCTGGAGGACGAGAACCAGCAgcagcgcccggcccggcccagcGAGCCCATCACCGACGTGGCCGTCATCATCCGCTCGCAGGGCGAGGAGGTGCCGCACGGCTTCACCTGCATCGAGACCACCACCTCGGGGCACCCCGTGGACCTCAACGCCGGGCTCCTCAACAACCCCCAGATGTTCATCTGCTACAAGCGGGGCCGGGACAAGCTGCCCCTCATCGAGCTGGG GGTGCACTACGAGGGGAAGGACCGTCCCAAGCCGGGCTACACCATCCTGGACACGACGCCCTACAGCCGCTCAGCCAACCTCAATTCGGGGGGCCCCGGGCACCAGCGCACCTTCCTGGTGTACCGCCGGGCGGCCGAGCCCCAGGGCCACAACGCGCTGGGGGTGACCGACATCTGCCTCATCATGCCCAGCAAGGGCGAGAGCACCCCGCACACCTTCTGCCGCGTGGACAAGAACCTCAACACCAGCATG TGGGGCCCGGCCTTGTTCCTGTGCTATAAAATCGCCATGGCCAAGGCCAACACGCTGGTGTACGAAGCAG ggctgctggggcgcTACCCCGAGCAGGACAGCGAGGCCTTCCCGCTGCCCGAGTCCGTGCCCGTCTTCTGCCTGCCCATGGGGGCCACCATCGAGAGCTGGCCGGCCGACACCAAGTACCCCCTGCCCGTCTTCTCCACCTTCGTGCTGACCGGTGCCTCGGGCGACAAG gtcTACGGGGCCGCCATCCAGTTCCACGAAGCCTTCGCCCGCGAGCGGCTGTCGGAGAAGCAGCGGCTGCGGCTGGGGCTGCTGAGCGTGGTGGACCGGCGCCCCATCGGCGGCCGCTCGGTGCAGACCCGCAAGAGCATCTGCGTCCTGTCCCACTGGCCCTTCTTCGACGTCTTCCGCAAGTTCCTCATGTTCATCTACCGCTACTCCATCTCGGGGCCCCACGTGCTGCCCCTGGAGAC GCACATCTCGCACTTCATGCACAACGTCCCCTTCCCGTCCCCGCAGCGCCCGCGCATCCTGGTGCAG ATGTCCCCGTACGACaacctgctgctgtgccagcccGTGTCCTCCCCGCTGCCGCTCAG cGGGGCCAGCTTCCTGACGCTGCTGCAGAACCTGGGTGCCGACAACGCGGTGACGCTGCTGGTGGCCGTGCTGACCGAGCAGAAGCTCCTCATCCACTCGCTGCGCCCCGACGTGCTCACCAGCGTGGGCGAAGCCCTGGTCTCG ATGATCTTCCCCCTGCGCTGGCAGTGCCCCTACATCCCGCTGTGCCCGCTGGCGCTGGCTGACGTGCTGAGTGCCCCCGTGCCCTTCGTTGTAGGCATCCACTCCAGCTACTTCGACCTCCACGAGCCCCCCAAGGACGTCATCTTCGTCGACCTGGACACCAACAACATCTTCCA gagcgAGGAGCGCAAGCTGCTGTCCCCACGGGCGCTGCCCCGCCGGCCCTGCAAGGTGCTGCTGGCCTCGCTGCACAGCCTGTCCCAACAGCTGCACGAGA TGTACAACAAGCCGGTGGAGGAGGCGTCGCTGGAGTTCCTGCTGACCGACTACGACCTGGTGTACGGGCGGCgcaagcagctggagctggagatCCGCGCGGCTTTCCTGCGCTTCATGGCCTGCCTGCTCAAGGGCTACCGCTCCTTCCTGCAGCCCAtcgcccccgcgccccccgagAAGAGCCGCGAGACCGCCAGCCTCTTCCTGCTGCAGG gctTCCTGAAGTCTCGGGACCGGGCTTACCAGAAGTTCTACGGGCAGCTGCTGCGCACGCAGCTCTTCACGCAGTTCATCGAGGACTGCTCCTTCGCCAGCGACCGCTACACCTGCCTCGAGTTCTTCGACAGCTGCGTGGACAAg gtgcaggtgGAGCTGGAGAAGCCGGAGGACGTCCCCCTGATGGAGCTGGACGACTCGCACGGCAGCGAGCACACCGTCTTCATCATGCCCCCCGAGGAGCCCACCGCCCCCGACGGCAGCGAGCTGCCCGCCTCCTACTg ctacGACGGCTTCCCCACGCTGCGCCCCGAGCTGCTGGAGCCCGCGCAGGACCTGCTGATGGCACAGCTGTGCCAGGCCCGGagcagtgcccccagcagcccggCCCCTCGCCGCACCAAGCAG GAGATGAAGGTGGCGCAGCGCGTGGCGCAGAAGTATTTTGGGGTGCCCGACATGTGGGCTAAGTGCCTGCTGGGGCACTGCTACGGGCTGTGGTTCATTTACCTGCCCACCCACGTGCGCGCCGCCCCCTCCAAGGTGCGGGCGCTGCAGCTGGCCTACGAGGTGCTGCGCAAGATGGAAACGCACAAGGTGGTGCTGCCCGACGAG gtgtgCTACCGCATCCTGATGCAGCTGTGCGGGCAGTACGGCGAGCCCGTGCTGTCGGTGCGGGTGCTGCTGGAGATGAAACGCGCCGGGATCGTCCCCAACACCATCACCTACGGATACTACAACAAG GCGGTGCTGGAGAGCAAGTGGCCGGCCAGCACCCAGGGGGGGCGGCTGCGCTGGGCCAAGCTGCGCAACGTGGTGCTGGGGGCGGCGCAGTTTCGGCAGCCCCTGCGGCAGCGGCAGAGGCAGGCAG AGCTCCAGgagccccccgcacccccccggccccgcgccgccctgCAGCGCCAAACCACCTGGGCTGGCCGCAGCCTGCGGGacccccccgcggccccccaGCTGGTGAAGAGCGGCAGCCTCAGCTTCCCCCGCGCCGAAAGCACCACTTTGGAAGCCGGAGTCGGACAGAGTGagtggggccgggccgggcaaGGGGCGCCGGGGGGGGCCCGGACCCCTCCACCGCCCCCTTTGCCCCCCGCAGTGCTGCGAGCCCTGGGCGcgccggagcccccccgggtGCGGGACACGGCCCCCGCCTCGGCCGAGGGCAGCCTGTCGGACGTCAGCTTCGCCACCGACGAGAGCGAGCGGACGGATGAAGGGGGGGCACCCAGCGGGGGCCGGCGGGAGGCGGAGAGCGGGGGCACGCCGCGGCGGGGGCTTGCGgccaagctgcagcagctgctgtcccCCGGCAAGCGACCCTCACCCCGGCACGCTGCCGAGGGCCACGGTGGCCCCCGGGACGGCAGCGGCACCGAGCAGCGggaccgggaccccccccagcgccgCAGCCCCATGGACACCCTGCTGCACCCCCGGGAGCGCCCCGAGTCCACCGCATCCGAG AGCTCCGTCTCGCTGGGCAGCGAATTCGACTTCTCGGAGACGTCTTTGGGCAGCCACAAAGCCACGGAGCCCCCCGGGGACGTGGCGCAGGAGCCCCCCGCCGTGGAG GTGCTGCTGTCCAGCTGCTCGCGGTGCCAGGGCTGCGGCTCGCTGGTGTACGACGAGGAGGTGATGGCGGGGTGGACCTCGGACGACTCCAACCTCAACACCACCTGCCCCTTCTGCGACCGCGCCTTCGTCCCCTTCCTCAGCATCGAGATCCTGGACTTCCAGCAGGCCCCCAG CAGGCCCGAGGACGGCTCCGTGCCCACCCCGACCACCCAGGGCCCGGTGCTCAGCGACCGCCACCGCTGCCTGGCGCTGGACGAGGCCGAACCCGAACCGGGGCCCCCACCGGGGCTGTGCAACGGCTGCGAGgagcggggggcgcggggccccCCGAGGCGACAGGAGCGGGTGGCCTTCGCCTACCTCAGCCCCCTGGTGCTGCGCAAGGAGCTGGAGAGCCTGGTGGAGAACGAGGGCAGCGAGTGCCTGGCGCAGGCCGCGCTGGTGGACAGCCACCCCATCCTCTACTGGAACCTGCTCTGGTATTTCCAGCGCCTGGGGCTGCCCAGTAACCTGCCCCGGCTGCTACTGGGCTCCCAGCACGTGGCGGCCCCCCCGCAG GTGCAGCCGCCCGATGCCGCCACCACGGTGGGGGTGCGCTTGCTGTGGGACGTCCTCGTCCCCGAGCCCGACAGCGTCCCCCCGCTCTACGTGCTCTGGAGGTTTCACAGTGA GCCCCCCCATCGCCCTGAcgtgccgcccccccccccaggtaac CACCCCTTCTCGCTCGGCTTCCTGGAGGCCGTGCTGCGGCACGTGGGGCTGGGCGAGGTGCACAAGGCCATCGCGCTCTTCCTCGACACGCCACCCGCGCACGGCGGCCCCCGGCACACGCAGAG GAGCATCTACCGGGAGATCCTCTTCCTGATGCTGGCGGCGCTGGGCCGGGAGCACACGGACATCG cCGCCTTCGACAAGAAGTACAAGGCGGCCTACGCCaagctggcgggcagcctgggCAAGGAGGagctgcggcggcggcgggcgcagCCCCCCAGCTCCAAAGCCATCGACTGCCGCAAGAGCTTCGGGGCCACCCTGGAGTgttag